A section of the Corynebacterium tuberculostearicum genome encodes:
- a CDS encoding ABC transporter ATP-binding protein: MLKVSHLSKNFRSFKAVDDLSFEVPDGQVTGFLGPNGSGKSTTMRMCVGLETPTSGTATFDGTPFRELSNPATMVGTLLDANWFHPGRSARAHLGYMAALQGVSMNHVDDTLDRVGLTQVATKRVGGYSLGMKQRLGLACALIGEPKHLLLDEPVNGLDPEGVHWMRARIREFAEAGCSVLVSSHLLSEMQLTADRLVVIGKGKLLGEGTMDEFVNGTGGASLEVIVDQPDELLRLLHGTDAETSFDGEVLRVRGLEGSDIGRICLDNRILISSLERKQPSLEEAYLGATADHVAYRSA, from the coding sequence ATGCTCAAAGTTTCACACCTTTCCAAGAATTTCCGCTCCTTTAAAGCAGTAGATGACCTCTCCTTCGAGGTTCCAGACGGTCAAGTCACCGGCTTCCTCGGACCGAATGGTTCCGGCAAGTCCACCACCATGCGCATGTGCGTGGGTCTGGAGACTCCGACTTCCGGCACCGCGACTTTTGATGGCACGCCTTTCCGTGAACTGTCCAATCCCGCCACCATGGTGGGCACCTTGCTGGATGCGAACTGGTTCCACCCGGGCCGCAGCGCCCGTGCTCACCTGGGCTACATGGCCGCGTTGCAGGGCGTGTCTATGAACCACGTGGATGACACCTTGGACCGCGTCGGCCTAACTCAGGTAGCCACCAAGCGCGTGGGCGGCTATTCGCTAGGCATGAAGCAGCGCCTGGGCCTTGCTTGTGCGCTCATCGGCGAGCCGAAGCACTTGCTTCTCGACGAACCCGTCAACGGTCTCGACCCCGAAGGCGTGCACTGGATGCGTGCCCGCATCCGCGAATTCGCCGAGGCCGGTTGCTCGGTCCTCGTATCTTCCCACCTGCTTTCGGAAATGCAGCTCACCGCAGACCGCCTCGTAGTCATCGGCAAAGGCAAGCTGCTGGGCGAGGGCACCATGGATGAATTCGTCAACGGAACTGGTGGCGCAAGCCTCGAAGTCATCGTTGACCAGCCCGATGAACTCCTGCGCCTATTGCACGGCACCGATGCGGAAACCTCCTTTGACGGTGAGGTCCTGCGCGTGCGCGGCCTCGAAGGCTCCGACATCGGCCGCATCTGCCTGGATAACCGCATTCTTATCTCCAGCTTGGAACGCAAACAGCCCTCCCTGGAAGAGGCCTACCTCGGCGCGACCGCCGACCACGTGGCCTACCGCTCCGCCTAA
- a CDS encoding response regulator produces MTNSEQPARSHAAPIRIGLVDDQPLVRAGFAMLLGSQEDLDVAWQASDGDEVLDLARAQPADIVLMDVQMARVNGIAATERLLPEFPDTQVIMLTTFDDQNFVHGAISAGASGFLLKDVEPEDLLAAIRTVHSGEAVLSPRITAQVLQQLRSEQSASQPNSHATPVAAAATAPPAEDLTPRELDVLKLMALGYSNTEIAECEFVSMATVKTHVRHILTKTGSRDRVHAVLYALTHGVVSVEELLSHP; encoded by the coding sequence ATGACTAACTCTGAGCAGCCAGCAAGATCGCATGCCGCTCCCATCCGCATTGGCCTAGTAGATGACCAGCCCCTCGTGCGCGCCGGGTTCGCCATGCTCCTTGGCTCCCAAGAGGATTTAGACGTTGCCTGGCAGGCATCCGATGGCGATGAAGTCCTCGACCTCGCCCGCGCGCAGCCTGCCGATATTGTGCTCATGGATGTCCAGATGGCCCGCGTCAATGGCATCGCCGCCACCGAAAGGCTGCTGCCGGAATTCCCGGATACCCAAGTCATTATGCTTACCACCTTCGATGACCAGAACTTTGTCCATGGCGCCATTTCCGCCGGGGCTTCCGGATTCCTGCTCAAAGACGTCGAACCGGAAGATCTCCTCGCCGCCATTCGCACCGTACATTCCGGCGAGGCCGTCCTTTCACCGCGCATTACCGCCCAGGTGCTGCAGCAACTGCGCAGCGAGCAGTCCGCGTCACAGCCTAATTCACATGCCACCCCCGTTGCGGCAGCGGCTACCGCCCCTCCGGCAGAAGATCTCACGCCACGCGAGCTAGACGTCCTCAAGCTGATGGCACTGGGGTATTCGAATACCGAAATCGCGGAGTGCGAGTTCGTCTCCATGGCCACGGTCAAGACTCACGTGCGCCACATCTTGACGAAAACCGGCTCGCGTGACCGCGTGCATGCCGTGCTCTACGCGCTTACTCATGGCGTGGTTTCGGTGGAGGAACTGCTCTCTCATCCCTAG
- a CDS encoding sensor histidine kinase, which translates to MWAQHFGNLIFSDIDFGLEGAQIDPLVSLASVVIIAWPVMGFFFLLGTNDRKKREDQQLLIERAEMAGAVERNRIAREMHDIVAHNLAGVIALADGARFAAAKNPAAATEALETIASTSRDSLKQMRGLLSVLRDGDSRADTKAPGASDIAGLISEARRSGFDIIVHGLEDLPTESDELYQFTVYRVVQEILTNMLKHSRDKRGVLRFRSTGSGLVLSADNPAARTPDNHEPGYGLIGMSERVRAYGGSVATRTEDGHFFITVEVPND; encoded by the coding sequence GTGTGGGCACAGCATTTTGGAAACCTTATCTTTAGTGATATTGATTTTGGGCTCGAGGGAGCACAGATTGATCCCCTAGTGTCCTTAGCCTCCGTTGTTATCATCGCGTGGCCGGTCATGGGCTTTTTCTTCCTGCTTGGCACCAATGACCGCAAAAAGCGCGAGGACCAGCAGCTTCTGATTGAACGTGCGGAGATGGCCGGCGCGGTAGAGCGCAACCGCATCGCCCGCGAAATGCATGACATTGTGGCGCATAACTTAGCGGGCGTTATCGCTCTTGCCGACGGCGCCCGGTTCGCCGCCGCCAAAAATCCCGCAGCGGCCACAGAAGCCTTAGAAACCATCGCCTCTACCTCCCGCGATTCCCTCAAACAGATGCGCGGATTGCTCTCTGTGCTGCGAGATGGAGATTCCCGCGCCGATACCAAGGCGCCCGGCGCGAGTGATATCGCAGGACTCATCTCGGAAGCCCGCCGCAGCGGTTTCGATATCATCGTGCACGGGCTGGAGGACCTGCCGACCGAAAGCGACGAGCTCTATCAGTTCACCGTCTACCGCGTGGTGCAAGAGATTTTGACCAATATGCTCAAGCATTCCCGCGATAAAAGGGGAGTGCTGCGCTTTCGCTCTACTGGAAGCGGCCTAGTATTGAGCGCCGATAACCCGGCCGCACGCACGCCGGACAATCACGAGCCCGGTTACGGGCTCATCGGGATGAGCGAGCGCGTTAGGGCCTATGGCGGCAGCGTTGCTACCCGCACAGAGGACGGACACTTCTTTATCACCGTGGAGGTACCCAATGACTAA